CCCGTGttgtatgtgtgttggggggctCGGGGGCTCTGTCCCATCACTTCATTCTCAGCGAGGAGATCCGCGCTAGGTGCTGGGCCCGAGACTCCTTTGGCACGAATGCACCCTGGACGCAGACCCCTAGACGCAGACCCCGCAGGGAGTTTCCGCAAGCCTCTGCTGGGGGCGGAGGGCAGATCTGGAGCTGGGAGCCCAGGCTAGGGCCTGACGAGGAGGGAGCCAGCCCCGGGCCCAGGCGGGAAGTGGGGCTGGAAGCTGTTCAGGGGAGACCGGCCTCGCCCTGCACTCTGCCCGCAGCAGCGCCCCGTGCCCTGGCGGTCCCACCCGAAGCGTCGCGGCGTTGGGGAGGGCGGGCAGGGTGCCCGTCCGGAGCCTCCCGCCtgaccctgcccccacccccaggtgtgaTGGTGGGCGCGCACGCGGCCATGGCGCCCGCCTCCACGGCGGAGGGGGCGGCGGAGAAGCCGGAGAAGCCGGGCCCCGCAGCCCCCGGCGCGGCCGCCTCGCAGTACGAGTGCGGGGAGTGCGGGAAGTCCTTCCGCTGGTCGTCGCGGCTCCTGCACCACCAGCGCACCCACACCGGGGAGCGGCCCTACAAGTGCGCCGACTGCCCCAAGGCCTTCAAGGGCTCGTCGGCGCTGCTGTACCACCAGCGCGGCCACACGGGCGAGCGGCCCTACCAGTGCGCCGACTGCCCCAAGGCCTTCAAGCGCTCGTCGCTGCTGCAGATCCACCGCAGCGTGCACACCGGCCTGCGCGCCTTCACCTGCGGCCAGTGCGGCCTGGCCTTCAAGTGGTCGTCGCACTACCAGTACCATCTGCGGCAGCACTCGGGCGAGCGGCCCTACGCCTGCCCCGACTGCCCCAAGGCCTTCAAGAACTCGTCCAGCCTGCGGCGCCACCGCCACGTGCACACGGGCGAGCGGCCCTACGCCTGCGGGGTCTGCGGCAAGAGCTTCACGCAGAGCACCAACCTGCGGCAGCACCAGCGCGTGCACACGGGCGAGCGCCCCTTCCGCTGCCCGCTCTGCCCCAAGACCTTCACGCACTCGTCCAACCTGCTGCTGCACCAGCGCACGCACGGCGCCGCCCCGGGCCCGCAGCCGCCGCCCCTCCCGCTGCAGGAGCCCTCGGGGCCCAGGGTCCCCTCCGCGGGCCCCGCCGCCGCCACCCCCGCCGTCCCCGTCCCCGCAGCGGCGCCCGTGGCCTTCCTGTCCGCCCCCAGCCCGCCCGCGCCCACGCCGCCCGCGCCCCCGCCCGTGGTGCCCGAGCTCTTCCTGGCGGCGGCCGAGACCGCGGTGGAGCTGGTCTGCCGATGCGCCGGCTGCGAGCTGGCCTTCGGCAGCGAGGAACAGCTCCTGCAGCACCAGCCCTGCCCCGGACCCGCGGTGCCGCCCGCGCCGCAGGAGGCCGTCCCCGACCCGCTGGGGACCGAGCTGCCCGCGCTGCTCCAGCCGGGCCCCACGCAGGCCGCCGCCCCCGCGGCCCCGGGGTTCGCCTGCCTGCCCTGCGGGAAAGCCTTCCGCACCGTGGGCGGCCTCTCCCGCCACCAGCACAGCCACGCGCCGGCCAGCGGCCAGGCCTTCCGCTGCGGCAGCTGTGACGCCGCCTTCCCGCAGCTCTCCAGCCTCCTGGCGCACCAGCAGAGCCACgtggaggaggcggcggcggggCGGCCGCCCCCGCAGGCCGAGGCGGCCGAGGTCACCTGTCCCCAGGAACCCCCCGCGCCCACCACGCCCAACCCCGCGCCTGCTGCTCCCGCTGCCACCGCCGCCGAGCGGCCCTACAAGTGTGCGGAGTGCGGGAAGGCCTTCAAGGGCTCCTCtgggctgcgctaccacctgcggGACCACACGGGCGAGCGGCCCTACCAGTGCGGCGAGTGCGGCAAGGCCTTCAAGCGCTCGTCGCTGCTGCAGATCCACCAGCGCGTGCACACCGGCCTGCGCGCCTTCACCTGCGGCCAGTGCGGCCTCACCTTCAAGTGGTCGTCGCACTACCAGTACCACCTGCGGCTGCACTCGGGCGAGCGGCCCTACGCCTGCGGCGAGTGCGGGAAGGCCTTCCGCAACACTTCGTGCCTGCGGCGCCACCGCCATGTGCACACGGGCGAGCGGCCGCACGCCTGCGGGGTCTGCGGCAAGAGCTTCGCGCAGACGTCCAACCTGCGGCAGCACCAGCGTGTGCACACGGGCGAGCGCCCCTTCCGCTGCCCCCTCTGCCCCAAGACCTTCACGCACTCGTCCAACCTGCTGCTGCACCAGCGCACGCACTCGGCCGAGCGCCCCTTCGCCTGCCCGGTGTGCGGCCGCGGCTTCGTCATGGCGGCCTACCTGCAGCGCCACCTGCGGACTCACGCCCCCGCCGGGcagcccgcccccgcccccgcccccgcccggctGGCTGCGGCTCCGGCCGCCTCTCCGGCCACCCAGGACGTCCACgtcctcccccacctgcaggccacGCTCTCCTTGGAGGTGGCAGGGGGCTCGGCCCAGGGCCCAGGCCCGGCTCCCAACTCGCAGGCGTTTCTCCTGGTGCAGACCGCACAGGGGCTGCAGCTCATCCCCAGCCGCGTGCAGCCGCCCCCGCTCCCGCCCCCGCCGGCCCCCCCCAAGCTCATCCTGCTGCCCTCCAGCACCCCTgcgggggggaatggccaccagggccAGCGGGTGGTGGGGAAAGCTGGGCAGGCTGCTGGGGTGGTCTGGCTGCCCGGGCCTGGGGCgctgggggtgcagggagggggCAACTCGGGGGTTagtgggggagggcagggcctCATTGTTTTACAGAATGTGGGGGGTGGGAACTCGGGGCCTCAGGAAGTGAGTCGAGTGCAGCTGCTGCCCCTCCGGCCGGCCCAGGAGGTGACCACGGTCCAGCTGCAGCCAGCCCAGGAGGTGACCACGGTCCAGCTGCAGCCTCTCCAGCCGGCCCAGGAGGTGACCACGGTCCAGCTGCAGCCGGCCCAGGAGGTGACCACAGTCCAGCTGCAGCCTCTCCAGCCGGCCCAGGAGGTGACCACGGTCCAGCTCCAGCCCCTCCGGCAGGCTCAGGAGGTGACCACGGTCCAGCTGCAGCCGGCCAAGGAGGTGACCACGGTCCAGCTCCAGCCCCTCCGGCAGGCCCAGGAGGTGACCACGGTCCAGCTCCAGCCCCTCCGGCAGTCCCAGGAGGTGACCACGGTCCAGCTGCAGCCTCTCCAGCCGGCCCAGGAGATGACCACGGTCCAGCTGCAGCCACTCCGGCCGGCCCAGGAGGTGACCACGGTCCAGCTGCAGCCCCTCCGGCCGGCCCAGGAGGTGACCACGGTCCAGCTGCAGCCTGTGGCAGGCCAGCTGTCCAATTCCAGCGGGGGGACCATGGCCACGGAGGGCCCCAACCTGCTGGTGGTTCAGAGTGGGGCGGCCGAGGAGCTGCTGGCGGGCTCAGGCCCCGGGGAGGCGGGGGACGGCGAGGCGGACGGCGGTGTGGTGCAGGACGTGCTTTTCGAGACTCTGCAGACGGACGACGGCCTGCAGAGCGTGCTGGTGCTGAGCGGGGCGGACGGGGAGCAGACGCAGCTCTGCGTGCAGGAGGTGGAGGCCCTGCCTCCCGCCCTGGCCGAGCCGCCGGCCCCGGGGCCTCAGGGCCAGAAGCTGCTCATCATCCGCGCGCCGGCCTCGGAGCTGCTGGAGGGCGCGGGCGGTGCCGCCACGCTGCAGCTCCTGGCCCCGCAGCCCCCCGCGCCCGCTCCCGCCGTGCCGCAGGTGGTGCAGGTGCTGCCCGCGGGCGCTGCGCCCGGCGCCCCGGCGCCCCAAAGCCTGCCGGCCATCCAGATCGTGCAGGCCATGCCCGCCGTGCAGCTGGTGCACACCTTCTGAGCCCGCAACCCTGGGCGGGTTCTAATAAACGCCACGACCCTTCCTGCGGCTAGTGttcttggggggcggggggagggagtCAGGACCGATTGGGTGGGGGCTCCCCCGGTTGAAGGGGTGCAGTGGTCGCCGGTGGCGGGGCAGTGCACTCTGAGCTCTGGGCTGAGTCACCCCcaaactctccccacccccaaggggTGACTGGGTGCAGGTTGCAGTCCTGAAGGGGCCCGAGGACTCGGGGAGGGTCCCGCTGAGGGCTGTCTGACAGTGAGAACCCACGCGGGCCCTGTCCCCAGGTTGCCTAGCAACCTGGATGCTCCCCCTCCCCGGGAAACCCagctccctctgccccccccatAGCAACGGTTGCCAAGGTCAGGAGCAGGTGCTGCTCCCCTCCCTGGCGCCAGCGCATCACTTCCgcttgcccccctcccccccccgtaCCCCCCAGAGGAGCCCCGGAGCTACGGGCAggtcgggggggggggcctgcaggaggggtggggggagcccaGAGCGCctcggggagggggaggggtgccgTGGAGCACCGGGGCCGGGACCCCAGACTCTGGAAGCCGCACTGGTTTGCGAGGCTTGGCTGCGGGCCCTTCGGGCCCCGTGCTCGCTGGTGGGTCTCTCAGGTGCCGCCTAGGCCGCCATGGCCCCGGCCACCTGTTGGACAGGGAGGTGTGAGAGGACGAGGCCCTGGTGCTGGAGGTGCTGAGGGTGGGCGCCCGGCTGCCTGCGCCCCCAGAGGCCTCACCTGCGGGAGCCCCAGCCGCCTCCATACTCCCCTGCGGCTCTAGGGATCCCAGCCACAGGGGCGGCCCTGCACTCCAGTCAGATGTCCgaccctcctctccccacccctcttaagacccctctgtccccaccctcctcacgccctctgtccccaccctcctcacgccctctgtccccaccctcctcacgccctctgtccccaccctcacacccctgctgtctggttgtttctaagcaggatccttgcactttgttctatgtgtctctgacccagtgagCCACCGCGCGCCCGTCTCCCCGACGCACTAGGTCACACATTCATTCACCTCTGCCGTCGGCCATTCACTAATTCACTCTCTCACCCGGCGCCCCACTCGCTTATTTATTCTCACTCGTAGTGTCCACTCCTTCGTTCATTATCTCATTCACTCGCTTGTCATTCCCAGGGACTCTTCACTAGCGCGTGCATGCATTGGCTCACTGCTCCCGGGACTTGTTCATTCTTGTGCATGCGTGCACAGTCATCCATCCACTGCTTCCTGGATTCCTTCACTAACTCACCCATTCAGGTGCTTACTCTCACTGCCGTCCGGGCTCACTCATTCCCTCGAGGCCCCGCCCCTCGTGTGGCCCCGCCCACGGCCTGTCCCTGTGTCTCGCGAGGCCCCGCCCCTCGTGTGGCCCCACCCACGGCCTGTCCCTGTGCCTCGCGAGGCCCCGCCCCTCGTGTGGTCCCGCCCCTCACGTGGCCCCACCCACGGCCTGTCCCTGTGCCTCGCGAGGCCCCGCCCCTAATGTGTCCCCGCCCCTCGTGTGGCCCCACCCACGGCCTGTCCCTGTGCCTCGCGAGGCCCCGCCCCTCATGTGGCCCCACCCACGGCCTGTCCCTGTGCCTCGCGAGGCCCCGCCCCTAATGTGTCCCCGCCCCTCGTGTGGCCCCACCCACGGCCTGTCCCAGTGCCCCCTCCCCGCATCACCTGTATCTCCCCCCCAATCCTGGGCCCACAGAGCTgggtcctgctgaaggccaggccCCGACAACCCTCCCGCCCACAGGCTGGCGTGAAGGACACAAGAGCCGCGTGGCGCTCCACGCACTGACCCGGCAGCCCGcccgctgctcctggcagcatcCAGCAGTGGGCTGCACTTCCTCCTGGCCTCCTTCGCCCTGGAGCTCCTCCTCGCCCTGGTGGCCTTGAAGCTGGGCCTTTTGGCCCGGTGGGCTCACTGCCGCCTCCCTGCGGCCTGGGGAGGAGCCCTTGGTGGCTGTGTGGGGCTGGGGGGACCTGTGCGGGGTGCTGGCCCTGGCCCCCGCCTCCAGCGCCAGGGTGTGGACAGGAGGTTGCTGGCCTTCTCGGAGGCCCTGGCCCGGGCCTGGTGGGGGACATGGGGTAGCCCCGGGCCCGGCTGGTGGTCCTGGTGGCGGTGGCAGCCTGGGGTGTGGCGGGCATGCTGGAGGGCTGTGGCTACCAGGCCGAGGGCGGGGGCTGCATGGGGTACACGCTAGTGCAGCCCTTCAGCAAAGACCTCTGACACCCCCCGGCCCCGGGGTCACgttcccctcccccaactccctgGCCGAGGGGAGTACAGGGCATCCCACTGCAGCCTGGCCACTGGCACTAGTGCCTGAACTGTGAGGTCAGGATGGGGGTGGCCAGGAcggggcacatctggttaagcgcacacattactgttaagtgcaaggacccttagttcaagccctggtccccacctgcagggggagaactttacaagcggtcaagcagggctgcaggtgtctctctgtctctctcctttataacaacccttctctcagtctctgtctctctaataataaatagtgAAAGACTTCAttaaacaagagagagaagagatcagtCTGTTGGACCCTGCCTCAGTCTGCCTGGCCCTGGTgagtaggggtgggggaggggctgggagagacacctgcagtcagggtgccacccccaccccagcccaccccagcccagccctggcGGAGGGCCTCCGTGGGCTGCAGGCAGCCCCTCCCCGGGAAGGTGGGCCAAGTCCATCTGGTTTTTACACGGTTTGCTAATAGAGCTGAAGCTGCTGTGCGCGGTCTGATGGCTTTTCCAGTCTGTCTGGGGCGCCCCCTCCCTGTCTGGCCCCTCCCCTCCGCCTCCCAGTGGATGCTCGGGGTGCCAAGGGCCGTGAGCTCAGGCAGCCCCATCTCTGCCAGCCCTCTGACTCACACGCTCGTCATGACCGAATTCTTTCCGCCTCACAGCTGTGTGGACTATGTGTGTGCTCGCGTGTGAGTGTGGGTCCCCTCCCGGACCCGCCCAGCCCCTGAGGGACAGACAAGTTCACCCGCTCTTGTGGGGACCCGGCTCGGGACCCGGCTCCACTGGCCAAGGAGCTGGCGGTGGTTCTGCTGCTCCGTGCTGCACCCAGGAAGTCCTCCCTGCTGTCTGTCCACACATCCGCACTCCTGGGGCCCCGCCCTGTGCCCCTCGCCCCCTGGGGCCATGCCTCTCCTGCAgtcccccccctgcccccccacacctGGCTAGTCCTGCGGCCCCCACCCCCTGAGCGGTTGGTTCCCAGAAGCCGTCCCGTTCCTGCTCCATGTGGGTGTCTGCCGTTGGACACCCCTCCCGCTGCCACCCCCCTCCCAGCTCCACGGCCAGCCCCCGCCCGCCCTCCGGTCCCCTGCCGGCTGCTTCTCTTCCTCCCGGAGGCAGCCGGCCCTACTGCTCCTCTGTCTGTCCAGGGCCCTCACCACTGGCCCAAGCTCCCTCCCGCTCCCTCTCCCCCGCCAGCCCCTCTCATCCCCTGTCCCGTGTCCCCTGTCCTGGACTCTGCAGACATGAGGGTCCTGGTCTGCGTCCTTGGTGAGTGACCTTTTCTTGAGGACAGGGGCTGGACCCCACCCTCTGACCCTTGAAGCCCGTGCTGTGGGACTCCACTTCCTGGTGCCTCACTGGTGCCGGAGACGAGGGACATCTGGTGTCCCACCCTGGGGACCCAGCCCCTTGCATGCCTGGTCCACCCTCAGGGACAGCCCTTACTGGCCATGGCCTGGGCCCTGGACACTAACTTGCTGACTaacttcctgagtggtgggtGTCAGGGTCTGAGCTGTGGAGACGGTGTGTCTGTGTCGGGGTGCTTGAGAAGGGGGCCTGCCCTTCacgccccctcccacctcccttccTGCAGCTGTGATGGGGATCCAGGCTGTTGGTAAGTGGCCCCCCCACACAACCCTGCTGGGACCCGGCCATCCCAGCCAGCTGTGACCTTGGCAACTGTCCCCACCCCTGTCCCTTGGGGGTCCTCCCACTGGTCTTCTAGACCCCCAGAGTTGGGGAGGTCCACCAGTGGCCAGGGGCAGCCCCTCCCCCCATGGCAGCCCTGCCTCGGTTTCCCCAGAGCGGCTGCGTCTGGCTGACGGCCCCCATGACTGCGCAGGCCGGCTGGAGGTATGGCACTTGGGACGCTGGGGGACCGTGTGTGACGACGGCTGGGACCTGCGTGACGCAGCCGTGGCCTGCCGGGAGCTGGGCTGTGGAGGGGCGATGGCCGCCCCTGGGGGCGCCTTCTTCGGGGAGGGGGCCGGGCCCGTGTGGCTGAGTGAGTTGGCCTGCCGGGGCAGGGAGACTCAGCTGGGGCTGTGTCCCCACCGGGGCTGGAGGGCCCACATCTGCTCCCACGAGGAGGATGCTGCTGTCGTATGTGCAGGTGAGACTCCCAGACCCTGGGGGCCCTTGTTCCAGACACCCCCTGGGACCCTACAGAGCCCTCACTGTCCACAGGCTGGGGGTCCCCAGCACCTCTGACTCTGCCATCCACAGGACAGCGCATGGCCAGCTCGAGGGAAGGATCCCTGCCGGACCTGGATCCCTGGCCAGAGCTGCTGGAGCTGAACCCCGGTTCCGAGGAGCCCCCCCAGAGGTCGCTCCCCTCTGCCACCCAGGGTGAGTCCACTTGGCTGCCCCCCACCCGGTCACATCACCCCCAGACTCTGGCACCCAGCTGGCTGGGGGGGGTGCAGGGAGAGCAGCTGTTACCTCACCCTGCTCTCATGTGTCCCAGCCCCCCGCCTGGCCGGGACCCCCCAGAACAGCCCCCGGAAGAAGAATCCCCGGCCGCCCAAGCAGGCCAAGTCTACCCGGGCCCCTCTGCTGACGGCTGGAGCCCCCCGTCAGGGTAAGCGAGGAGGGTCCCTGGATGTGGGCTGGTTGAGATTCAGGGTCCAGCCTGGACCAGACAACCCAGGATTCCGAGGCCACCTCACTTTTCCTTCAGTCCAATCAGGAGATGCCCCCAGACCCCCGACTCTGGGACATGCTGGAGGGTGGATCCcaagcccctccccacctgcctcGGTTTCCCCAGACGGGCCTCTGTGTGTCCTGCCGCCTCACACGACGCCCCCATGTCCCCCAGAGCGGCTGCGTCTGGCCGGCGGCCCCCACGGCTGCGCGGGCCGGCTGGAGGTGTGGCACTCGGGGCGCTGGGGGACCGTGTGTGACGACGGCTGGGACCTGCGTGACGCGGCCGTGGCCTGCCGGGCGCTGGGCTGCGGGGGGGCGCTGGCCGCCCCCGGGGGTGCCCGGTTCGGCCCGGGCACAGGGCCCGTGTGGATGGACGATGTGGGGTGTGGAGGCGGAGAACAAACCCTTCAAGACTGTGCCCGAAGCCCCTGGGGCCGGAGCAACTGTGACCACAGCGAAGACGCCGGCCTGGTCTGCACGGGTGCGGCCCTGCCCCCATCCCTGCACCCCTCCATCGCCTGTCACTGCATCCCTCTGTTCTTCTTCCGTccttctgtgccccccaccccccccacacacagccttTTATTTTTGGCTCCCAGGTATGCCCGTATGATTCTACCATTGGAGGGCACTCTGCTCCCGGGTCTAAGAGtgtggagaagagacagagagggagagacaccccacTCGGGAAGCTTGAACCCGGGGTCTTTGAGCGCAGAAGCGTGCACCAAGCCCGGCAAGCTCCAATCCACGCCCTCCCACACTCTCTGTCccgtgtgatttttttttgtcctatttcttaatatttactcGTTgacccgagagagagagagagagagagagagagagaggagatgagcGAGAGAGTCTCTGGGCTGAATTCGGAGCCCCTGGTGGCTCAGCCGTTTCTCTCCCCCAGGCCCGGCCCCCCGGCTGCGTCTGGCCAGCGGCCCCCACGGCTGCGCGGGCCGGCTGGAGGTGTGGCACTCGGGGCGCTGGGGGACCGTGTGTGACGACGCCTGGGACCTGCGTGACGCGGCCGTGGCCTGCCGGGAGCTGGGCTGTGGGGGGGCGCTGGCTGCCCCTGGAGGCGCCTTCTTCGGGGAGGGGGCCGGGCCCATCCTCCTGGACGACCTTCGTTGCCGTGGCAATGAGACGACCCTTCGCTTGTGCCCTTCGAGGCCCTGGGGACAGCATGACTGCCACCACCGGGAGGACGCAGGAGCCGTGTGCGACggtgaggggagggggcgggCCACAGAGACCCAGCAGGCTACCCCCggccacccccacctcacccctccgTCCACACCAGCCCCCTTCATCATCTCCTCCACACCCCTACTCCATAGCCCCTACCTCCTGTGtccacaccacccccacctcacccctccgTCCACACCAGCCCCCTTCATCCCCTCCTCCACACCCCCTCCTCCATAGCCCCCTACCTCCTgtatccacaccacacccacctcaCCCCTCCGTCCACACCAGCCCCCTTCATCCCCTCCTCCACACCCCCTACTCCATAGCCCCTACCTCCTGTATCCACACCACCCCCTCTTCACCCCTCCATCCACACCAGCCCCCTTCATCCCCTCCTCCACACCCCTACTCCATAGCCCCTACCTCCTGTATCCACACCACCCCCTCTTCACCCCTCCATCCACACCAGCCCCCTTCATCCCCTCCTCCACACCCCCTCCTCCATAGCCCCTACCTCCTGTATCCACACcaccccctcctcacccctccgTCCACACCAGCCCCCTTCATCCCCTCCTCCACACCCCTCCTCCATAGCCCCTACCTCCTGTGTCCACACcaccccctcctcacccctccaTCCACACCAGCCCCCTTCATCCCCTCCTCCACACCCCCTCCTCCATAGCCCCCTACCTCCTGTATCCACACCACCCCCTCTTCACCCCTCCATCCACACCAGCCCCCTTCATCCCCTCCTCCACACCCCCTCCTCCACACACCCCTGACCTCCTGTGTCCACACCACCCCCTCCTCACCTAACAGAACTGTTGGTGTGACCCCCTGTCCTCCCAGGTATGCCTCTGGGGTATGTGCCCCCCACAGCCCCCTCAGTGGGCAGCAACACCTCCACACACAGGCCTCCAACCCCCCCAGTGAGCCAGGCTCCAGGGACGGCCGGCCTCTCCGCCCCTCCCGCCTCTCCCACTGCCCCATGGGAGCCGGGGCCAGAAGCTGGTGAGTcctcactcccccccacccccccccgccaTGTCCTGTCATCCCTGGCCTTCTCCCCAGGCCTGGCCCCTCTCCTGCGGGAGCGTAGGGTGGGGCAGAGCCCCCTGCTTGGAAGAGGCCGTgtgggtgtctgtgggggtgttGGTCTTGTGTTAGGTGGTCACCAAATGATTGCACCACTCCCAGAGGACTCTGCTCAGGACAGAGACAGGccgggagagaggagaaacagatgCGGCACCTGTGGtgcgtgtggtgctggggctcaaacccaggtccctctcTGCGATGGGTGGGGTCCACCCGGGGGAACGGGGAGGTTAGGATGCAGGATGGAGGGCAGCTGTGTCTTCAGCGCCATTTCTGTGGGAGGGAGATGGCAGGCAGGCTGAGTAGGCTTAAGGCAGGTGGGTCGGGGCAGATGGGTTAGGGCAGGTGGGTTAGGGCAGGTGGGTTAGGGCAGGTGAGTTAGGGCAGGTGGGTCGAGGCAGGTGGGTTAGGGCAGGTGAGTTAGGGCAGGTGGATTAGGGTAGGTGAGTTAGGGCAGGTAGGTTAGGGCAGGTGAGTTAGGGCAGGTGAGTTAGGGTAGGTGAGTTAGGGCAGGTTAGTTATGGCAGGTGGATTAGGGTAGGTGAGTTAGGACAGGTGAGTTCAGGCAGGTGGGTTAGGGTAGGTGAGTTAGGGCAGGTGAGTCGGGGCAGGTGAGTTAGGGCAGGTGAGTTAGGGTAGGTGGATTAGGGTAGGTGAGTTAGGACAGGTGAGTTCAGGCAGGTGGGTTAGGGTAGGTGAGTTAGGGCAGGTGGATTAGGGTAGGTGAGTTAGGACAGGTGAGTTCAGGCA
The DNA window shown above is from Erinaceus europaeus chromosome 2, mEriEur2.1, whole genome shotgun sequence and carries:
- the ZNF628 gene encoding zinc finger protein 628 isoform X2, encoding MLPALCASRPRRQEAAARRELQVPACPARPRGAPERGARRRPMGRGQGGVSAECVVTRGGDVGVCVRERPPIKVGCRAPGPAGRERAPAPPPPLPAAPPGAPPSRRPPRAGSGAQRLAPLVGAAGVMVGAHAAMAPASTAEGAAEKPEKPGPAAPGAAASQYECGECGKSFRWSSRLLHHQRTHTGERPYKCADCPKAFKGSSALLYHQRGHTGERPYQCADCPKAFKRSSLLQIHRSVHTGLRAFTCGQCGLAFKWSSHYQYHLRQHSGERPYACPDCPKAFKNSSSLRRHRHVHTGERPYACGVCGKSFTQSTNLRQHQRVHTGERPFRCPLCPKTFTHSSNLLLHQRTHGAAPGPQPPPLPLQEPSGPRVPSAGPAAATPAVPVPAAAPVAFLSAPSPPAPTPPAPPPVVPELFLAAAETAVELVCRCAGCELAFGSEEQLLQHQPCPGPAVPPAPQEAVPDPLGTELPALLQPGPTQAAAPAAPGFACLPCGKAFRTVGGLSRHQHSHAPASGQAFRCGSCDAAFPQLSSLLAHQQSHVEEAAAGRPPPQAEAAEVTCPQEPPAPTTPNPAPAAPAATAAERPYKCAECGKAFKGSSGLRYHLRDHTGERPYQCGECGKAFKRSSLLQIHQRVHTGLRAFTCGQCGLTFKWSSHYQYHLRLHSGERPYACGECGKAFRNTSCLRRHRHVHTGERPHACGVCGKSFAQTSNLRQHQRVHTGERPFRCPLCPKTFTHSSNLLLHQRTHSAERPFACPVCGRGFVMAAYLQRHLRTHAPAGQPAPAPAPARLAAAPAASPATQDVHVLPHLQATLSLEVAGGSAQGPGPAPNSQAFLLVQTAQGLQLIPSRVQPPPLPPPPAPPKLILLPSSTPAGGNGHQGQRVVGKAGQAAGVVWLPGPGALGVQGGGNSGVSGGGQGLIVLQNVGGGNSGPQEVSRVQLLPLRPAQEVTTVQLQPLQPAQEVTTVQLQPAQEVTTVQLQPLQPAQEVTTVQLQPLRQAQEVTTVQLQPAKEVTTVQLQPLRQAQEVTTVQLQPLRQSQEVTTVQLQPLQPAQEMTTVQLQPLRPAQEVTTVQLQPLRPAQEVTTVQLQPVAGQLSNSSGGTMATEGPNLLVVQSGAAEELLAGSGPGEAGDGEADGGVVQDVLFETLQTDDGLQSVLVLSGADGEQTQLCVQEVEALPPALAEPPAPGPQGQKLLIIRAPASELLEGAGGAATLQLLAPQPPAPAPAVPQVVQVLPAGAAPGAPAPQSLPAIQIVQAMPAVQLVHTF
- the ZNF628 gene encoding zinc finger protein 628 isoform X17, producing the protein MLPALCASRPRRQEAAARRELQVPACPARPRGAPERGARRRPMGRGQGGVSAECVVTRGGDVGVCVRERPPIKVGCRAPGPAGRERAPAPPPPLPAAPPGAPPSRRPPRAGSGAQRLAPLVGAAGVMVGAHAAMAPASTAEGAAEKPEKPGPAAPGAAASQYECGECGKSFRWSSRLLHHQRTHTGERPYKCADCPKAFKGSSALLYHQRGHTGERPYQCADCPKAFKRSSLLQIHRSVHTGLRAFTCGQCGLAFKWSSHYQYHLRQHSGERPYACPDCPKAFKNSSSLRRHRHVHTGERPYACGVCGKSFTQSTNLRQHQRVHTGERPFRCPLCPKTFTHSSNLLLHQRTHGAAPGPQPPPLPLQEPSGPRVPSAGPAAATPAVPVPAAAPVAFLSAPSPPAPTPPAPPPVVPELFLAAAETAVELVCRCAGCELAFGSEEQLLQHQPCPGPAVPPAPQEAVPDPLGTELPALLQPGPTQAAAPAAPGFACLPCGKAFRTVGGLSRHQHSHAPASGQAFRCGSCDAAFPQLSSLLAHQQSHVEEAAAGRPPPQAEAAEVTCPQEPPAPTTPNPAPAAPAATAAERPYKCAECGKAFKGSSGLRYHLRDHTGERPYQCGECGKAFKRSSLLQIHQRVHTGLRAFTCGQCGLTFKWSSHYQYHLRLHSGERPYACGECGKAFRNTSCLRRHRHVHTGERPHACGVCGKSFAQTSNLRQHQRVHTGERPFRCPLCPKTFTHSSNLLLHQRTHSAERPFACPVCGRGFVMAAYLQRHLRTHAPAGQPAPAPAPARLAAAPAASPATQDVHVLPHLQATLSLEVAGGSAQGPGPAPNSQAFLLVQTAQGLQLIPSRVQPPPLPPPPAPPKLILLPSSTPAGGNGHQGQRVVGKAGQAAGVVWLPGPGALGVQGGGNSGVSGGGQGLIVLQNVGGGNSGPQEVSRVQLLPLRPAQEVTTVQLQPLQPAQEVTTVQLQPLRQAQEVTTVQLQPLRQSQEVTTVQLQPLQPAQEMTTVQLQPLRPAQEVTTVQLQPLRPAQEVTTVQLQPVAGQLSNSSGGTMATEGPNLLVVQSGAAEELLAGSGPGEAGDGEADGGVVQDVLFETLQTDDGLQSVLVLSGADGEQTQLCVQEVEALPPALAEPPAPGPQGQKLLIIRAPASELLEGAGGAATLQLLAPQPPAPAPAVPQVVQVLPAGAAPGAPAPQSLPAIQIVQAMPAVQLVHTF
- the ZNF628 gene encoding zinc finger protein 628 isoform X19 is translated as MLPALCASRPRRQEAAARRELQVPACPARPRGAPERGARRRPMGRGQGGVSAECVVTRGGDVGVCVRERPPIKVGCRAPGPAGRERAPAPPPPLPAAPPGAPPSRRPPRAGSGAQRLAPLVGAAGVMVGAHAAMAPASTAEGAAEKPEKPGPAAPGAAASQYECGECGKSFRWSSRLLHHQRTHTGERPYKCADCPKAFKGSSALLYHQRGHTGERPYQCADCPKAFKRSSLLQIHRSVHTGLRAFTCGQCGLAFKWSSHYQYHLRQHSGERPYACPDCPKAFKNSSSLRRHRHVHTGERPYACGVCGKSFTQSTNLRQHQRVHTGERPFRCPLCPKTFTHSSNLLLHQRTHGAAPGPQPPPLPLQEPSGPRVPSAGPAAATPAVPVPAAAPVAFLSAPSPPAPTPPAPPPVVPELFLAAAETAVELVCRCAGCELAFGSEEQLLQHQPCPGPAVPPAPQEAVPDPLGTELPALLQPGPTQAAAPAAPGFACLPCGKAFRTVGGLSRHQHSHAPASGQAFRCGSCDAAFPQLSSLLAHQQSHVEEAAAGRPPPQAEAAEVTCPQEPPAPTTPNPAPAAPAATAAERPYKCAECGKAFKGSSGLRYHLRDHTGERPYQCGECGKAFKRSSLLQIHQRVHTGLRAFTCGQCGLTFKWSSHYQYHLRLHSGERPYACGECGKAFRNTSCLRRHRHVHTGERPHACGVCGKSFAQTSNLRQHQRVHTGERPFRCPLCPKTFTHSSNLLLHQRTHSAERPFACPVCGRGFVMAAYLQRHLRTHAPAGQPAPAPAPARLAAAPAASPATQDVHVLPHLQATLSLEVAGGSAQGPGPAPNSQAFLLVQTAQGLQLIPSRVQPPPLPPPPAPPKLILLPSSTPAGGNGHQGQRVVGKAGQAAGVVWLPGPGALGVQGGGNSGVSGGGQGLIVLQNVGGGNSGPQEVSRVQLLPLRPAQEVTTVQLQPAQEVTTVQLQPLQPAQEVTTVQLQPLQPAQEVTTVQLQPLRPAQEVTTVQLQPVAGQLSNSSGGTMATEGPNLLVVQSGAAEELLAGSGPGEAGDGEADGGVVQDVLFETLQTDDGLQSVLVLSGADGEQTQLCVQEVEALPPALAEPPAPGPQGQKLLIIRAPASELLEGAGGAATLQLLAPQPPAPAPAVPQVVQVLPAGAAPGAPAPQSLPAIQIVQAMPAVQLVHTF